From Desulfobacterales bacterium, the proteins below share one genomic window:
- a CDS encoding NAD(P)/FAD-dependent oxidoreductase, whose protein sequence is MKKYFAIIVGAGPGGLACARILAEQGREVLVLERNQTIGPKACGGGITWSGLIRRVPEGLIERSFASQHIRTPWQRAVISAPAPIISTVNRQRLGQWMCGRAEAAGARVLSSARVCEISDRHVATADQCFGYQYLVGADGSSSLVRRYLGLASRRVGFGLHYQVRGDFSNMEWHLDTRLFANGYAWIFPHNGSASVGVYSGGSRPGPAMMRKNLHLWAGRQGIKLKGSSPRAGRINFDYQGWRFDNRFLVGDAAGLASGLTGEGMYPAIVSGETAARVILDPRAPCPELEQLVARHRRHTRALALTGGNNWCCSATMELLTLGLRLGLIPFRALEMAN, encoded by the coding sequence ATGAAAAAATACTTTGCAATCATTGTCGGCGCCGGCCCGGGAGGGCTCGCCTGCGCCCGGATACTGGCCGAGCAGGGTCGCGAGGTCCTGGTGCTGGAGCGCAACCAGACCATCGGTCCCAAGGCGTGCGGCGGCGGGATAACCTGGAGCGGCCTGATCCGGCGGGTACCGGAGGGACTGATCGAACGATCATTCGCCAGCCAGCATATCCGCACCCCATGGCAACGAGCCGTGATCTCCGCCCCGGCCCCGATTATCTCCACGGTGAACCGGCAACGGTTGGGGCAATGGATGTGCGGACGGGCCGAGGCGGCCGGCGCCCGGGTACTCAGCAGTGCCAGGGTCTGCGAGATCAGCGACCGTCATGTGGCCACAGCGGACCAGTGCTTTGGCTATCAGTACCTGGTCGGCGCCGACGGAAGCAGTTCCCTGGTCAGGAGATATCTCGGCCTGGCCAGCCGGCGGGTCGGGTTTGGTCTCCACTACCAGGTAAGGGGCGACTTCAGCAACATGGAGTGGCATCTTGACACCAGGCTGTTCGCCAACGGGTATGCCTGGATATTCCCCCACAACGGCTCCGCCTCGGTGGGGGTCTACAGCGGCGGCTCGAGACCGGGCCCGGCAATGATGCGAAAAAACCTTCATCTCTGGGCCGGCAGACAGGGGATCAAACTCAAGGGGAGCAGCCCCCGGGCCGGACGGATCAACTTCGACTACCAGGGCTGGCGGTTTGACAACAGATTTCTGGTCGGTGACGCCGCCGGCCTGGCCTCCGGGCTCACCGGCGAAGGGATGTATCCGGCAATCGTTTCCGGCGAAACCGCGGCCCGGGTGATTCTCGACCCCCGGGCGCCCTGCCCTGAGCTTGAGCAACTGGTCGCCAGGCACCGCCGACATACCAGGGCCCTGGCCCTGACCGGCGGAAACAACTGGTGCTGTTCCGCAACCATGGAACTCCTCACCCTGGGACTCAGACTCGGCCTGATCCCCTTCAGGGCGCTGGAAATGGCAAACTGA
- a CDS encoding arginyltransferase has product MSHKGITGHLPCSPGDLLRLFVTAPPGECPYGFPCQAIYRYGCFASLADGFMDFFLAAGFRRNGSCLYTMECPRCSACTPIRLHPAVFKPNRSQQRVRRRNRDITVEIAPLEIDSEKTALCDAFLAARYPGHGSSATDYYHGFFLNSLCNTVEFRYLVRDRLIGVGIIDLGPAWLNAVYFYFDPEEKKRSPGIFNILTMIDFCQSHWIETLYLGYWIENCRSMDYKANFRPHQLYRNKRWTSA; this is encoded by the coding sequence ATGAGCCACAAGGGTATTACCGGTCACCTTCCCTGCTCCCCGGGGGATCTGCTTCGTCTGTTCGTCACCGCGCCACCAGGGGAATGTCCCTACGGTTTTCCCTGCCAGGCCATCTACCGGTATGGCTGTTTTGCCTCCCTGGCCGACGGGTTCATGGATTTTTTTCTTGCCGCGGGATTCCGTCGCAACGGCAGCTGTCTTTACACCATGGAGTGTCCGCGCTGCAGCGCCTGTACCCCCATCCGCCTGCACCCGGCCGTTTTCAAACCCAACCGGTCGCAACAGCGCGTCCGTCGCCGGAACCGGGACATAACCGTGGAGATCGCCCCCCTTGAGATCGATTCCGAAAAAACAGCGCTCTGCGACGCATTTCTCGCGGCCCGTTATCCCGGTCACGGCAGCTCGGCCACCGACTACTACCATGGTTTTTTCCTCAACAGCCTGTGCAATACCGTTGAGTTCCGCTACCTGGTCCGGGACCGGCTGATCGGGGTCGGCATCATTGATCTCGGCCCGGCCTGGCTCAATGCGGTCTACTTTTATTTCGATCCCGAGGAAAAAAAACGCAGCCCCGGGATCTTCAACATCCTGACCATGATCGACTTCTGCCAGAGCCATTGGATTGAAACCCTTTATCTCGGATACTGGATAGAGAATTGTCGATCCATGGATTATAAGGCGAACTTCAGGCCCCACCAGCTTTACCGGAACAAGCGGTGGACCTCCGCGTAA
- a CDS encoding threonylcarbamoyl-AMP synthase translates to MSKAVSQERLSRAAACLKHGGIVAFPTETYYGLAVDPFNPAALARLFQLKQRAGHKPLLTLIEQQQQLSLLAREVPFVFQRLMARFWPGPLTLVCRARPELPAALTADTGTIGVRIPGTPVARRLVETFGRPITGTSANISGMAAATTAAGVVRQFGDRVDLVLDGGPTPGGKGSTVVGLDETGAVVLIRAGVVPFRRLAEVVGS, encoded by the coding sequence ATGAGTAAAGCTGTTTCCCAGGAGCGGCTGAGCCGGGCCGCCGCCTGTCTGAAACATGGCGGCATCGTTGCCTTTCCCACGGAAACATATTACGGCCTGGCCGTGGACCCCTTTAATCCGGCGGCCCTGGCCAGGCTCTTTCAGCTCAAGCAACGGGCCGGCCATAAGCCGCTGTTGACGCTGATCGAACAGCAACAGCAGCTTTCCCTGCTGGCCCGGGAGGTCCCCTTTGTCTTTCAACGGCTGATGGCCCGGTTCTGGCCCGGGCCGCTGACCCTGGTATGCCGGGCGCGGCCGGAGCTGCCGGCCGCGTTGACCGCTGACACCGGCACCATTGGCGTACGAATCCCCGGTACTCCCGTGGCCCGGCGCCTGGTCGAGACCTTTGGCCGGCCGATTACCGGAACCAGCGCCAATATCTCCGGCATGGCCGCGGCGACCACCGCTGCCGGGGTGGTCCGGCAGTTCGGCGACAGGGTTGACCTGGTCCTGGACGGGGGACCGACCCCGGGCGGCAAGGGGTCAACCGTGGTCGGCCTGGATGAGACCGGGGCGGTGGTGCTGATCCGTGCCGGGGTGGTCCCTTTCCGCCGGCTGGCCGAGGTTGTTGGTTCGTAA